The genome window GCGTCGGGCTACAATGGCGCCTCGCCGCTGGGGGCCATAGCCCGACCTTGCCCCCGCATCTGAGTAACAGGGCGCTTGCCGACGCAGCCTGTCTTACCCGCGCTGGCCGGTTATCCGCCCTGCGCGTCCCAGGACAGCACGGCCAGCTCCGCCACCGAAACACCCTTTCGTTGCCCATGTCCGCTCAAACCAGCAACACCCCCGAATTTGCCTTGCGCCTGACAGGTGTGGCGCTAGGCTATGGTGATTTCACCGTCTTGCGCGACATCTCCATGGACGTGCGCGCAGGCCAGGTGGTCGCCATCATGGGCGGATCGGGGTCGGGCAAGACGACTCTGCTGCGGGCCGCGACTGGCCAGCTCACCGCCCAGCAGGGTCAGGTGATCGCCTTTGGCCAGGACATGGCGCGCGTCAAACCGGCTGAACTCCAGTCCCTGCGTAAGCGCATGGGCGTGCTGTTCCAGCAAGGCGCGCTGTTCACCGACCTGAATGTGTTCGAAAACGTGGCTTTCCCGCTGCGCGAACACACCAAGCTGACCGAAGCGGAAGTCACCGACCGCGTGCTGGACAAACTGGACGCCGTCGGCCTGCGAGCCGCCGCGCATCTGAAGGTTGCTGAAATCTCGGGCGGCATGGCGCGCCGCGTGGCATTGGCCCGCGCCGTCGTGCTGGAACCCGAACTGATCTTGTATGACGAGCCCTTTGCCGGCCTGGACCCGATCTCGCTGGGCATCACCGCCCGCCTGATC of Achromobacter seleniivolatilans contains these proteins:
- a CDS encoding ABC transporter ATP-binding protein; this encodes MSAQTSNTPEFALRLTGVALGYGDFTVLRDISMDVRAGQVVAIMGGSGSGKTTLLRAATGQLTAQQGQVIAFGQDMARVKPAELQSLRKRMGVLFQQGALFTDLNVFENVAFPLREHTKLTEAEVTDRVLDKLDAVGLRAAAHLKVAEISGGMARRVALARAVVLEPELILYDEPFAGLDPISLGITARLIRSLADRLGCASVLITHDVQESFAIADQVYLVGQGKLAAAGTPESLSASQDPYVQQFLKGEPDGPVAFQYPETPAFQKWLTAQKGRKA